DNA sequence from the Calditrichota bacterium genome:
TTGCGGAACTGTGGAGCCATAACTGGCGGCCTGGCCGAGCGCCGCGAAAGGGAAGTCCGGCAGCGCGCGGGAGGAGCTCCGGTCAAGGAGCCGTACCTGCCTGGCTCTTGTCACACCGGAGGAGGGCAATCGTCGCGCCCCAGCCACCTGCCTCGGGCGGGGCATCGCCAAAGGCCTCCACCAGCGGATGTGAGCGCAGCAGGCGGTGGACTGCCCACTTCAGCTTGCTTCGCCCTTTGCCATGGACGATGCGCACCCGCGCAAAGCCTGAGGCGCAGGCATGGCGCAAGAACTCGTCCACCACCTCTGGCACTTGTTCCGGGAAGAATCCG
Encoded proteins:
- a CDS encoding Smr/MutS family protein; the encoded protein is MNGRDEPPLAEDLPEFFVVKDELDLHGFFPEQVPEVVDEFLRHACASGFARVRIVHGKGRSKLKWAVHRLLRSHPLVEAFGDAPPEAGGWGATIALLRCDKSQAGTAP